A DNA window from Iodobacter ciconiae contains the following coding sequences:
- a CDS encoding VpsF family polysaccharide biosynthesis protein (VpsF, distantly related to oligosaccharide ligases, is encoded next to the probable flippase VpsE.): MTAKLHLNTTILCQQEEQQGLPKWPYLLLLFSTLLLLGASGNMLALFGYNYAGEGGNALEKIHPSTITFILSLLAFLAYANGEERLGRSVFRLGVFSYLLVCFLSIIYTQIVLGLPVSGLIVSWLSPGLLLILLLQLNNNQIKYLAYLIHGLLFINTIMAVVEYKMGTPLIPSILIDYTGTGEILDMREWGEWRASGLFGHPLASTLICALYVVTSFSLICFRQATRLQSFTMMHCLLVLPLFGGRTSIAMAFVFIILMSLVRFWLELTGKGRNYFNVIKVKVTIVSFIAILIAAFQLGVFDQLIDRVQDDNGSSYSRILALQMLADASNLELFFGDIHKSLGARQVAYGTIYGVEIFWVGMILTYGALLSFILFYFTWKIIKILISKCGIISYWAIAFFFISISSGVGLVVKSISLSALFLIIYCVYVLDE, translated from the coding sequence ATGACAGCAAAGCTTCATTTAAATACTACAATCCTGTGCCAGCAGGAAGAGCAACAGGGCTTACCAAAGTGGCCTTATCTTTTATTATTGTTTTCCACCCTGTTATTACTAGGTGCTTCAGGCAATATGCTGGCTTTATTTGGCTATAACTATGCCGGTGAAGGTGGAAATGCTCTGGAAAAAATTCACCCATCAACTATAACGTTTATTCTATCTTTATTAGCTTTTTTGGCTTACGCAAATGGTGAAGAAAGATTAGGGCGCAGTGTGTTTAGGCTTGGTGTTTTTTCTTATTTACTGGTTTGTTTTCTGTCAATCATATACACGCAAATTGTATTAGGCCTGCCTGTGTCAGGCTTGATTGTAAGCTGGTTATCTCCTGGATTATTGCTGATTTTATTATTGCAATTAAACAATAATCAAATAAAATATTTAGCCTATCTGATACATGGCTTGCTGTTTATTAATACGATAATGGCAGTTGTTGAGTATAAAATGGGCACGCCGCTTATTCCTTCAATATTGATTGATTATACGGGGACAGGCGAGATTTTAGATATGCGGGAATGGGGGGAATGGCGTGCATCTGGTTTATTTGGTCATCCTTTAGCATCTACATTAATTTGTGCTTTATATGTGGTAACAAGTTTTTCATTAATCTGTTTTAGGCAGGCAACACGTTTACAGTCTTTTACAATGATGCATTGTCTGCTTGTTCTGCCACTATTTGGCGGGCGGACCAGTATTGCAATGGCTTTTGTGTTTATTATTTTAATGAGCCTGGTACGTTTCTGGCTGGAGTTAACTGGTAAAGGCAGAAATTACTTTAATGTCATTAAAGTTAAAGTAACAATTGTTTCTTTTATAGCTATTTTGATAGCAGCATTTCAATTGGGTGTGTTTGATCAGTTAATTGATCGGGTTCAAGATGATAATGGTAGTAGTTACTCCCGTATTTTAGCATTACAGATGCTGGCAGATGCATCAAATCTTGAATTGTTTTTTGGCGACATCCATAAATCTTTGGGAGCTCGTCAGGTTGCCTACGGCACCATTTATGGAGTTGAAATATTCTGGGTGGGAATGATATTAACTTATGGTGCATTATTAAGTTTTATTTTATTTTATTTTACCTGGAAAATAATAAAAATACTAATAAGTAAATGTGGAATTATTTCTTACTGGGCAATTGCTTTCTTTTTTATAAGTATATCATCCGGTGTTGGCCTGGTTGTAAAAAGCATTTCACTTAGCGCTTTATTTCTGATTATATATTGTGTATATGTTTTAGACGAGTGA
- a CDS encoding acyltransferase family protein, giving the protein MVHNYRDNWVDYAKGVGILLVVYGHVVRGLIKAGLGIYLPLLNLVDEVIYGFHMPLFFFLSGCLFSQSAKKWGSKKLFLNKVDTILYPYIIWSLIQGAVEVFLSRYTNTGADIASVLNLLWSPRAHFWFLYALFFIFIFCIFAKDWIIKNIALIFICSVFVLLFFPVTYIAAIDLTAHYLVFFVFGILFKQYTKYICLNKWMLGLYFVFSVFAFIFSKSTLEAGMINRIMMFVYALSCILLLSSFCMLLNNKYSLLLKVGQASLAIYLIHVIVGSGVRIVLNKFIGIQDFYILLLIGLLVSVSIPMIIWRYVGSIPLQCLFSSPFKFYK; this is encoded by the coding sequence ATGGTTCACAATTATAGAGATAACTGGGTTGATTATGCCAAAGGAGTTGGCATCCTGCTGGTTGTTTATGGGCATGTAGTTCGTGGTTTAATCAAAGCTGGCCTGGGTATTTATCTGCCTTTGTTAAATCTAGTTGATGAGGTCATTTATGGTTTTCATATGCCCTTGTTTTTCTTTTTATCCGGTTGTCTTTTTTCCCAGTCAGCTAAAAAATGGGGGAGTAAAAAGCTTTTTTTAAATAAAGTGGATACAATTTTATATCCTTATATTATTTGGTCATTGATTCAAGGTGCTGTGGAGGTTTTTTTAAGCAGGTATACAAATACAGGGGCTGATATTGCTTCGGTATTGAATTTGCTCTGGTCCCCCAGGGCTCATTTTTGGTTTTTATATGCATTATTCTTTATTTTTATATTTTGTATTTTTGCAAAAGACTGGATTATTAAAAATATTGCCTTAATTTTTATATGTTCAGTGTTTGTATTGTTATTTTTTCCGGTTACGTATATTGCTGCGATTGATTTAACGGCACATTATTTAGTTTTTTTTGTATTTGGCATATTATTCAAACAATATACCAAATACATATGTTTAAATAAATGGATGCTGGGTCTCTATTTTGTATTTTCCGTATTTGCATTTATTTTTTCCAAAAGCACACTTGAAGCCGGTATGATTAATCGAATCATGATGTTTGTATATGCATTATCCTGTATTTTGTTACTTAGTTCATTTTGTATGCTGTTAAATAATAAATATTCATTGCTTCTTAAAGTTGGTCAGGCCTCACTGGCTATTTATTTAATTCATGTGATTGTGGGTAGCGGCGTAAGAATTGTGTTGAATAAATTTATTGGTATTCAAGATTTTTATATTTTATTGCTAATAGGATTACTCGTTTCTGTTTCTATACCGATGATTATATGGAGATATGTAGGGTCGATCCCCTTGCAATGTTTATTTAGCTCACCTTTTAAGTTTTATAAGTAA
- a CDS encoding tyrosine-protein phosphatase, producing MIDIHCHILPSIDDGPGNMKMALQLAAKAVKNGIKTAVLTPHIFPARWDNQRTALECEIAIFKLHLASKKIPLDIYLGGEVRLGEDILPLLEKNEVPFLGEVDGMKIMLLEFPDQMIPVGSDQFIRYFLNQGIRPLIAHPERNAAIQAQPDKAQHLIDLGCWLQVTAGSLCNQFGSKARKTADYLLEKDWIYLLASDCHNLAYRPPNLHLGHAAVMAQYGQDYANMLTIERPQGIINKRR from the coding sequence ATGATTGATATTCACTGCCATATTTTACCTAGCATTGATGATGGCCCGGGGAATATGAAAATGGCGCTGCAATTAGCAGCAAAAGCAGTTAAAAATGGCATAAAAACTGCCGTATTAACACCCCATATTTTCCCTGCCCGCTGGGATAACCAACGTACAGCGCTAGAATGCGAAATAGCAATCTTTAAATTGCACTTAGCCAGTAAAAAAATCCCGCTGGATATCTACCTGGGCGGTGAAGTCCGCCTTGGCGAAGATATCTTGCCACTGCTGGAAAAAAACGAAGTCCCTTTTCTGGGAGAAGTGGATGGCATGAAAATTATGCTATTAGAATTTCCAGACCAGATGATCCCCGTAGGCAGCGATCAATTCATTCGTTATTTTTTAAACCAGGGTATTCGCCCACTCATTGCTCACCCAGAGCGTAATGCCGCCATCCAGGCCCAGCCGGATAAGGCACAACATTTAATTGATTTAGGCTGCTGGCTACAAGTCACAGCCGGATCACTATGCAACCAATTTGGCAGTAAGGCTCGCAAAACAGCAGACTATCTATTGGAAAAGGACTGGATCTATTTATTAGCCAGTGATTGCCATAATCTGGCTTATCGCCCGCCCAATCTGCATTTAGGCCATGCGGCCGTCATGGCACAATATGGGCAGGATTATGCCAATATGCTAACCATTGAACGCCCTCAGGGCATTATAAATAAGCGCAGATGA
- a CDS encoding WecB/TagA/CpsF family glycosyltransferase yields MQNTDTINLIKSKAVFGLNFSMLTLDQVVKMATCNTIGQHFPSRLLITPNVDHIVTLHNNPIYKEACHAAWLLTVDGFPVERFLSLVGVRIPERVTGADLFPKLMQLMHPEKHRPCFMVATEFTRVFLNSWLEKHGFKESEVWVEVPPFGFEKDEEYANQFIKRLKEVQCTHLYMGVGAPKSEIWAYLHRDQIENMHVFCFGAAIEFFSENMIRAPLWMQRNGLEWAWRLACEPTRLAKRYLINSWKFFYYAGKEMLNQRKLGYGNK; encoded by the coding sequence ATGCAAAATACTGATACTATAAATTTAATAAAAAGTAAGGCTGTATTCGGTTTGAACTTTAGTATGCTGACGCTTGATCAGGTTGTTAAAATGGCAACATGCAATACAATAGGGCAGCATTTTCCATCCCGGCTTTTAATTACCCCTAATGTTGATCATATTGTAACCCTGCATAACAACCCTATTTATAAAGAAGCGTGCCATGCTGCGTGGCTGCTGACTGTTGATGGTTTTCCTGTTGAGCGGTTTTTATCTCTTGTCGGGGTGAGAATCCCTGAGCGGGTGACTGGCGCCGATTTATTTCCAAAATTAATGCAGCTTATGCATCCGGAAAAACACCGGCCCTGTTTTATGGTTGCAACTGAATTTACACGGGTTTTTTTAAATTCATGGTTAGAAAAACATGGTTTTAAAGAATCAGAAGTTTGGGTTGAAGTGCCACCATTTGGTTTTGAAAAAGATGAAGAATATGCAAACCAGTTTATTAAAAGATTAAAAGAAGTGCAATGCACTCACTTATATATGGGTGTCGGGGCTCCAAAATCAGAAATTTGGGCCTATCTTCATCGGGACCAGATTGAAAATATGCATGTATTTTGTTTTGGTGCTGCGATTGAATTTTTTAGTGAAAATATGATAAGAGCCCCCTTATGGATGCAAAGAAACGGCCTTGAATGGGCTTGGCGGCTAGCATGTGAGCCCACCCGTTTAGCAAAGCGCTACCTTATTAACTCGTGGAAATTTTTTTATTACGCTGGTAAAGAAATGTTGAATCAGCGTAAATTGGGTTATGGGAATAAATAA
- a CDS encoding glycosyltransferase: MKDVNQEKPSVIVDFSHMGRKITGIERISEELFSAAVLKQFNVMHTRPATALGMIKAQWLDIPLLARKNPQAQLLFPGFPPSILISMLFGKRVVPYIHDLFLLERPKELNIRARLYMRPSFIYAIKNLKIFFVNSQTTADHLAKVARPDARIYKLRPRAENIFKFEFKERYLPEGNTALKIVMLGTLEPRKNYLFAAKITQQLSAQLGRPVELHISGREGWGGVPEMLKPYSHVQYHGYLAMDELRNLVDSSHLFLCTSLDEGLGLPLLEVLYSGIPIIASDIAVFNEVTANTRSILISNSNEAAACQAIVAKLADGQFFEASGRDAKNAIEMWNAQVLKDKELVFSRVLAKWMDTEEY, from the coding sequence ATGAAGGATGTAAACCAGGAAAAACCGAGTGTAATTGTTGATTTTTCTCATATGGGGAGAAAAATAACCGGCATTGAGCGTATTTCCGAAGAGTTGTTTTCAGCTGCAGTACTAAAACAATTTAATGTGATGCACACCAGGCCTGCTACTGCATTAGGCATGATTAAAGCGCAATGGCTGGATATTCCTTTGCTGGCACGTAAAAACCCGCAAGCACAGTTATTGTTTCCGGGCTTTCCCCCCAGCATCCTGATCAGCATGCTGTTTGGTAAAAGGGTTGTTCCATATATTCATGATTTGTTTTTGCTGGAACGACCAAAAGAGTTAAATATTCGTGCCAGGCTTTATATGCGGCCATCATTTATTTATGCAATTAAAAATTTAAAAATATTTTTTGTAAACTCGCAGACCACAGCAGATCACTTGGCTAAAGTGGCTCGCCCCGATGCCAGAATTTATAAATTAAGGCCACGGGCAGAAAATATATTTAAATTTGAGTTTAAAGAGCGCTATCTGCCTGAGGGAAATACCGCTCTTAAAATAGTTATGCTAGGTACATTGGAGCCACGTAAAAATTATCTTTTTGCTGCAAAAATAACACAACAATTGTCTGCCCAATTGGGGCGGCCGGTTGAGCTGCATATCTCTGGCCGTGAAGGCTGGGGCGGTGTACCAGAAATGCTTAAGCCTTATTCGCATGTGCAATATCATGGCTATTTAGCTATGGATGAATTACGTAATCTGGTTGATTCAAGTCACCTTTTTCTATGTACCTCACTTGATGAAGGTTTGGGCTTGCCTTTATTAGAAGTGCTATACAGTGGAATTCCAATTATTGCATCTGATATTGCAGTGTTTAATGAAGTAACGGCCAATACCAGATCTATATTAATTAGCAATAGCAATGAAGCGGCTGCATGCCAGGCTATTGTAGCAAAGCTGGCCGATGGGCAGTTTTTTGAAGCATCTGGCAGAGATGCAAAAAATGCTATTGAAATGTGGAATGCTCAGGTTTTGAAGGATAAAGAGTTAGTTTTTTCCAGGGTATTGGCTAAATGGATGGACACAGAGGAATACTGA
- the gcvA gene encoding transcriptional regulator GcvA, which translates to MRRILPSLAALQCFDAAARQLSFTRAAIELNITQSAVSRQIRLLEEFLGRALFYRIKQRLVMTDAGEAYARDIRDVLDRAEAATLALMAYSGTSGALNLAILPTFGSRWLVPRLGSFTTRYPEIQLNLLTRLKPFDFAKEEIDVAIHFGDTSWPGVQYHHLMNEVTVPICAPSLLAGRCLKAPADLMSFTLLQHSTRPDAWADWFEAVGEHSINAVKGPRFEQFYMVIQAALAGLGMAVLPLFLVQDELASGCLVVAVDRPVPSRNAYYLVHPSSKRDAYPVKVFKDWLLEQCALG; encoded by the coding sequence ATGCGGCGTATTCTTCCTTCTCTTGCTGCTTTACAGTGTTTTGATGCAGCGGCGCGGCAGCTCAGTTTTACCCGTGCTGCAATAGAATTGAATATCACGCAAAGCGCAGTCAGCCGGCAGATCCGTTTACTGGAAGAATTTTTAGGCAGGGCACTTTTTTACCGGATTAAGCAACGTTTGGTTATGACCGATGCAGGGGAAGCCTATGCGCGGGATATCCGGGATGTGCTGGACAGGGCAGAGGCGGCCACGTTGGCCCTGATGGCGTATAGCGGCACCAGTGGCGCGCTTAATCTAGCTATCTTGCCCACCTTTGGCTCGCGCTGGTTAGTGCCCAGATTGGGTAGCTTTACTACCCGCTACCCGGAAATCCAGCTTAATTTACTGACACGCTTAAAGCCGTTTGATTTTGCTAAAGAAGAAATCGATGTGGCGATTCACTTTGGTGATACCTCCTGGCCGGGCGTGCAATACCACCATCTGATGAACGAAGTAACCGTACCCATTTGTGCCCCCAGCCTGCTGGCTGGCCGCTGCTTAAAAGCGCCTGCAGATTTGATGAGTTTTACCCTGCTGCAGCACAGTACCCGCCCCGATGCATGGGCCGACTGGTTTGAAGCTGTGGGCGAGCACAGCATTAATGCGGTGAAAGGCCCAAGGTTTGAGCAGTTTTATATGGTGATTCAGGCAGCCTTAGCAGGGCTGGGCATGGCAGTGCTGCCGCTATTTCTGGTACAGGACGAGCTGGCCAGCGGGTGTCTGGTCGTGGCAGTGGACCGGCCCGTACCCAGCCGCAATGCCTATTATCTGGTCCACCCAAGCAGTAAGCGCGATGCTTATCCGGTGAAGGTGTTCAAGGATTGGTTGCTGGAGCAGTGTGCCTTAGGCTGA
- a CDS encoding glycosyltransferase family 4 protein: MKKRILINHLLEPANKLSGISNYLFFLMESIIKRNEFELVLLTCWHRDKLPAEIADSNIVFIEKEYINSQAVNIANQNYILPKIIRDYNIDLVFNCNPVGGTRGKAKKVFVAHDLYFDVSPQSYKWHHRLAWNIFFPLAGKAADAIICVSNNTKNDVQRYHPKLVKKTQVIHEASCLDVIDSHPVRSAEKAGLFVANLSPNKGAKTLVSAMTYLKNKGIHLPVYHVGRDDHSRFAAHANILKNGIYPSSLGYVSAEKLGHLYATARYLAFPSHFEGFGLPIIEAQSYGLPIIASDIPVLREVAGEGALFFPEGDAEAMAQCMQRLYEDEHLFTDISIKARINADRFSWEKAAKETSELFLHCLDHTA; this comes from the coding sequence ATGAAAAAGAGAATTTTGATTAACCATTTGCTTGAGCCGGCTAATAAACTATCTGGGATTAGTAATTATTTATTTTTTTTAATGGAATCCATAATTAAAAGAAATGAATTTGAATTGGTGTTGTTAACCTGCTGGCATCGCGATAAATTACCTGCTGAAATAGCTGATTCAAATATTGTTTTTATTGAAAAAGAATACATTAATTCTCAGGCTGTAAATATTGCAAATCAGAATTATATTCTGCCAAAAATAATCCGTGATTATAATATTGATCTGGTTTTTAACTGCAATCCTGTAGGGGGTACTCGCGGTAAAGCAAAGAAAGTATTTGTTGCACATGATCTATATTTTGATGTATCACCACAATCTTATAAATGGCATCACCGCCTGGCCTGGAATATTTTTTTTCCGTTAGCAGGAAAAGCTGCAGATGCAATTATCTGTGTATCAAATAATACTAAAAATGACGTGCAGCGTTATCATCCGAAATTAGTTAAAAAGACGCAGGTTATTCATGAGGCATCCTGCCTGGATGTGATTGACAGCCATCCTGTGCGATCGGCTGAAAAGGCCGGGCTTTTTGTGGCTAATCTGTCCCCTAATAAAGGAGCTAAAACATTAGTTTCGGCGATGACATACTTAAAAAATAAAGGTATTCATTTACCTGTTTACCATGTTGGCCGTGATGATCATAGCCGCTTTGCCGCGCATGCCAATATATTAAAAAATGGAATATACCCATCATCTTTGGGTTATGTTTCTGCAGAAAAACTAGGGCATTTATATGCTACTGCCCGTTATCTGGCATTTCCTTCTCATTTTGAAGGATTTGGGCTGCCCATTATCGAAGCGCAATCATATGGTTTGCCCATTATTGCTTCCGATATTCCTGTATTAAGAGAAGTTGCAGGTGAGGGGGCTTTATTTTTCCCTGAAGGTGATGCAGAGGCAATGGCTCAATGCATGCAGCGTCTTTATGAAGATGAGCATTTATTTACAGATATATCCATCAAGGCAAGAATCAATGCTGATCGTTTTAGCTGGGAGAAAGCGGCAAAAGAAACGAGCGAGTTATTTCTGCATTGCCTGGATCACACTGCTTAA
- a CDS encoding lipopolysaccharide biosynthesis protein — MLIKKTLGLLPAQLLSPLAQFASILIWTHIASSETIGIATLISGQQELIRTIFLAWWSQYALRFTGETHGSAKIFQSTSNSILLFAALAQAIAGLLLLRLFVVAEPDFLLDLSVVLFVILRSINQHNVNIAAVRSQTLDYNLLSIFGPVFGLGIGIILLSYGDNPAYPLLGYALGEAIGLIYSLVRNKTGWVGWQIDHSILKQAFIYSLPLIISGTLAWGAGNLSRYIIDHELGVAAAGDYAVGFGLGQRAAGLTAMLVTAAGLPLAIRRMQESGLSAAMQQLADNCALLLATMLPCLAGLYLVSPDLVQLVLAKKFQKVTLEILPWALLSGGLYSFVYNYLNHYFLVTKNTRPLIMVDGSLALFTLVLSFPLIHFLGLVGGVIAMVLAGSCVVIALLVYLLGCRELRFPVKDACKIAIATVVMAIAILFKPELKDIRLNLAGNILIGMIAYLTVLAFEYRARLQHYLRHKK; from the coding sequence ATGTTAATCAAAAAAACTTTAGGTTTATTGCCCGCTCAATTATTGAGCCCACTGGCTCAGTTTGCTTCTATTCTTATCTGGACGCATATTGCCAGCTCGGAAACAATCGGTATTGCTACCTTGATTTCTGGGCAGCAAGAGTTAATTCGTACAATTTTCCTGGCCTGGTGGTCACAATATGCTTTACGTTTTACTGGTGAAACTCATGGTAGTGCCAAAATATTTCAGAGCACTTCAAATAGCATATTGTTGTTTGCAGCATTAGCACAGGCAATTGCCGGATTATTGTTATTGCGTCTTTTTGTGGTTGCAGAGCCTGATTTTTTGCTGGACCTGTCGGTGGTTTTATTTGTTATATTACGCAGTATTAATCAGCATAATGTTAATATCGCTGCTGTTCGAAGCCAAACACTGGATTACAATTTATTATCAATTTTTGGGCCTGTATTTGGTTTAGGTATTGGCATTATTTTATTGTCGTATGGGGATAATCCTGCCTATCCTTTACTGGGCTATGCCTTGGGTGAGGCCATTGGTCTAATTTATTCGCTGGTGCGAAATAAAACGGGCTGGGTAGGCTGGCAAATTGATCATTCAATATTAAAGCAGGCATTTATATATAGCCTGCCTTTAATCATTTCTGGCACCCTGGCATGGGGTGCTGGTAATTTATCGCGCTATATTATTGATCATGAATTAGGGGTTGCAGCAGCAGGTGATTATGCGGTGGGTTTTGGTTTGGGTCAGCGGGCTGCGGGATTAACGGCAATGCTGGTTACTGCGGCGGGATTACCACTGGCCATTCGGCGTATGCAGGAATCTGGTCTTTCAGCGGCCATGCAGCAATTGGCGGATAATTGTGCCTTGTTGTTAGCTACCATGTTGCCTTGCCTGGCTGGTTTGTATTTAGTGAGTCCGGATTTAGTACAATTAGTTTTAGCTAAGAAATTTCAAAAAGTAACTTTAGAAATTCTACCTTGGGCATTGCTTAGTGGTGGCCTGTATTCATTTGTTTATAATTACTTAAATCATTATTTTTTAGTCACTAAAAATACCCGCCCTTTAATTATGGTTGATGGCAGTCTGGCTTTGTTTACGCTGGTTTTATCTTTCCCTTTAATTCATTTCTTAGGCCTGGTAGGCGGGGTTATTGCCATGGTGCTGGCAGGAAGTTGTGTTGTAATTGCATTACTGGTTTATTTACTGGGCTGCCGCGAATTGCGTTTCCCGGTAAAAGATGCATGTAAAATAGCAATTGCTACGGTTGTCATGGCTATTGCTATTTTATTTAAACCGGAATTGAAGGATATAAGATTGAATTTGGCAGGAAATATTCTAATTGGGATGATTGCTTATTTGACTGTTCTGGCATTCGAATATCGAGCCCGTTTACAGCACTATTTGAGGCACAAAAAATAA
- a CDS encoding DUF1338 domain-containing protein, whose product MEQNVFATSQLAQLLTRVAGEQKTRQLFAMIEVDPRLLGPGEARVSRSVLAQAMNMMLFAQNLAAVPEGARYVTEKQAAGEKVLFDHGALRTVDAPRNGALPHGELAFKRILEPLGFAVANVYPLKKLKMTGRAYCHLDLPEVISQFFVSELHVEQFSMNFQIAAERVVHNSRDPLKPEHLSLLAQLSEHHSLSFDDAIILLPALVGCFDVQHEVPHWVDYETLLAESAEMAWISTEGNRFNHATDRVANVIALADDLRSKGYPIKDSVEISGSGAVRQTALRAAMVQRIFLDEKNHPVTRTVPGSFYEFISRDKLPDSKALDLRFDASNAQGIFKMTAAA is encoded by the coding sequence ATGGAACAGAATGTCTTTGCCACATCCCAGCTTGCTCAATTACTGACTCGTGTTGCGGGTGAGCAGAAAACCCGGCAACTCTTTGCCATGATAGAAGTTGACCCGCGCTTACTGGGCCCTGGCGAGGCGCGCGTCAGCCGTAGCGTGCTGGCTCAGGCAATGAATATGATGTTGTTTGCACAAAACCTGGCGGCAGTGCCTGAGGGCGCTCGCTATGTGACAGAAAAACAGGCTGCGGGTGAAAAAGTATTGTTTGATCACGGTGCTTTGCGTACCGTCGATGCGCCACGCAATGGCGCTTTGCCGCATGGCGAGCTGGCATTTAAACGCATTCTGGAGCCACTTGGTTTTGCCGTGGCAAATGTATACCCGCTTAAAAAACTAAAAATGACCGGCCGCGCTTATTGCCATCTGGATTTACCCGAAGTCATTTCGCAATTTTTTGTTTCCGAACTGCATGTTGAACAATTCTCAATGAATTTCCAGATTGCTGCCGAGCGCGTAGTGCACAACTCGCGTGATCCGCTTAAACCCGAGCATTTAAGCCTGCTGGCACAATTAAGCGAGCATCACTCCTTAAGCTTTGACGATGCCATAATCCTATTGCCTGCCTTGGTCGGCTGTTTTGATGTGCAGCATGAAGTGCCGCATTGGGTGGATTACGAAACGCTGCTGGCAGAATCTGCCGAAATGGCCTGGATCAGCACCGAGGGCAACCGCTTTAACCATGCAACCGATCGTGTAGCCAACGTAATAGCACTGGCCGATGATCTGCGCTCTAAAGGCTACCCGATTAAAGACAGTGTTGAAATTTCCGGCTCTGGCGCAGTGCGCCAAACTGCACTGCGGGCGGCGATGGTGCAGCGGATTTTCCTTGATGAAAAAAATCATCCCGTTACCCGCACCGTGCCCGGCTCTTTTTACGAATTTATCAGCCGCGACAAACTCCCCGATAGCAAAGCGCTGGATTTACGCTTTGACGCATCCAATGCACAGGGGATCTTTAAAATGACGGCGGCGGCTTAG
- a CDS encoding glycosyltransferase, translated as MIKFSQPQYKNTIISLHALDPFGSKVGGIETHVRQVLRYQPAGTRIILIGVDDSGKLPLGELTEITENGCCYWFMPVLHCNQVIANSVAKKITQSLTLNFFKSVIRYLRRIRVISREMPTSIDIQRYEYAWLCQLIGCPYVLTTHGDMKPDQPMDSLLAKYSYIHYFNERYAVKHAAHVYSVNKEQTERIKKEINGAAIKTEFMTVSVDDHLFKPTAYLNLNGPVQLAFAGRLDHVKRPGMMFKVIKRINELSATGAHFHYVGAADPGIFPEFNMIKKISTLHGFKTSAQIAELWPLWHLGLVTSTFEGMPVYVLEALCAGRPVCSLYLPQMHLVLKEQTSGTVLAENDDSAERIEELANTLMVYWQDMKKGKLLAEQVSAEVTPFKASKQINILYERHKIIQSVGI; from the coding sequence ATGATAAAATTTAGCCAGCCCCAGTATAAAAATACGATTATTTCGCTGCATGCCCTTGATCCTTTTGGTAGTAAAGTAGGAGGGATAGAAACCCATGTGCGTCAAGTCCTTCGCTATCAGCCAGCAGGGACTCGAATTATTCTTATTGGCGTGGATGATTCAGGAAAGCTACCCTTGGGGGAGCTAACAGAAATTACCGAAAATGGTTGCTGTTATTGGTTTATGCCTGTACTACATTGCAATCAGGTAATTGCCAATAGTGTAGCAAAAAAAATAACGCAGTCTTTAACTTTGAATTTTTTTAAGAGTGTAATTAGATATTTACGCAGAATTCGCGTAATAAGCCGTGAAATGCCGACATCGATTGATATTCAACGCTATGAGTATGCCTGGCTGTGCCAGCTTATTGGCTGCCCCTATGTGTTGACAACACATGGCGATATGAAGCCGGATCAGCCCATGGATTCATTACTGGCAAAGTATTCATATATTCACTATTTTAATGAGCGCTATGCTGTGAAGCATGCTGCCCATGTGTATTCTGTAAATAAAGAGCAAACAGAAAGGATTAAAAAAGAAATTAATGGTGCAGCAATAAAAACAGAGTTTATGACGGTAAGTGTGGATGATCATCTATTTAAGCCGACTGCTTATTTAAATTTAAATGGACCGGTACAATTAGCTTTTGCCGGGCGGCTGGATCATGTTAAACGCCCCGGTATGATGTTTAAGGTGATTAAGCGAATAAATGAATTATCTGCTACAGGTGCTCATTTTCATTATGTGGGTGCTGCGGATCCGGGGATATTTCCGGAATTTAATATGATTAAAAAAATCAGTACTCTTCATGGGTTTAAAACTTCGGCACAAATTGCGGAACTGTGGCCCCTGTGGCATTTAGGTCTGGTAACTTCAACTTTTGAAGGGATGCCGGTTTATGTGTTAGAGGCACTTTGTGCAGGCCGGCCTGTTTGTTCGCTGTATTTACCACAAATGCATCTGGTATTAAAAGAACAAACAAGTGGCACTGTGCTGGCTGAAAATGATGATAGCGCTGAGCGGATTGAAGAATTAGCAAACACTTTAATGGTGTATTGGCAGGATATGAAAAAAGGCAAATTATTAGCCGAGCAGGTGAGTGCCGAGGTAACGCCTTTTAAAGCAAGTAAGCAAATTAATATTTTATATGAACGACATAAAATAATACAGAGTGTGGGTATTTAA